Proteins encoded within one genomic window of Bacteroides sedimenti:
- a CDS encoding VapE domain-containing protein: MNLKVSHYKGKNKGSPTFVENLPFVEVINSFKSLKYATLAHALRNGENEADKYTEPLPSFTFAATFQGGRTKTNLQNYNGVVQLTSRKMEPHQAIRLRNKVAREPNTLAAFINAEGTGTVILALVSYPDRSLPQTIDEMVRFQEHAYAVVSHYYERRLQFEMDVSIRKNPHSLIQLTTATYDPELFYNPDAEVFHIITKKDYEKSPARLLLNLKGDPISFDHLPIGDERDAEIRRAFDRAYSNALNFEPFRENNREEFVYGLAYFCCLAGIPEGETIKLALIRCIRTRFTPEDIRMAVRIKYKEYEAALGTDDGISKTEKGIRLLERFIRRNFVLRRNVILEGVEFRYAEQTDHSWKALRDHHLNTIYIRARKEGINCSLGEVKAIVDSEITPSYHSFKDYMFVPYVEWDGHDYIGDVAATVPTREPEYFEWCFRKWFVAMVAGLLNDRVINHQIFVLIGGKHGMGKSTWPERLLPPEWRKNHFDANVFSNNANATRMKLSTCAILNIDELDTIQRYDQETVKELFTTFNINIRTSPERPPRNFVRHASFFGTTNHLDILRDYTGSRRYLCHEVTGPINFDFKVDYKQLYAQAWHLITKGFRFYFNAEENEIVEQHNKRYMETDADMELFYEYFRKPEQDEEGVWLSAARLAEHIKSKMGIAVSKKMIMKLGRNLKSLNFKFRKSRGITQYEVILR, from the coding sequence ATGAACCTAAAAGTATCCCATTACAAAGGAAAGAACAAAGGGAGCCCCACGTTTGTGGAGAATCTGCCTTTCGTTGAAGTTATCAACTCATTCAAAAGCCTGAAGTACGCCACACTGGCGCATGCCCTGCGCAACGGAGAAAATGAAGCGGACAAATACACCGAACCGCTACCTTCCTTCACCTTTGCCGCCACCTTTCAGGGAGGGCGCACCAAGACTAACCTACAGAATTACAACGGCGTGGTGCAGCTCACCAGCCGGAAAATGGAGCCCCACCAGGCCATCCGCCTGCGCAACAAAGTCGCCCGTGAGCCCAACACCCTGGCCGCATTCATCAATGCGGAAGGCACGGGAACAGTGATTCTGGCACTCGTCTCCTACCCCGACCGTTCGCTGCCCCAGACAATTGACGAAATGGTCCGCTTTCAGGAACACGCCTACGCCGTGGTAAGCCATTACTACGAAAGACGCCTCCAGTTCGAAATGGACGTCAGCATCAGAAAGAATCCCCATTCGCTGATTCAGCTTACCACCGCCACCTACGACCCGGAACTTTTCTACAACCCCGATGCCGAGGTGTTTCACATCATTACGAAGAAAGATTACGAGAAAAGTCCGGCACGCCTGTTGCTCAACCTCAAGGGCGATCCCATCTCCTTCGATCATCTACCCATAGGCGATGAGCGCGATGCCGAAATCCGCCGGGCGTTCGACCGCGCCTACTCCAACGCCCTCAACTTCGAACCGTTCCGGGAGAACAACCGGGAAGAGTTTGTCTACGGACTGGCGTACTTCTGCTGCCTGGCAGGCATTCCGGAGGGAGAGACCATCAAACTGGCGCTTATCCGTTGCATCCGTACCAGGTTCACACCCGAAGATATCCGCATGGCTGTCCGCATCAAGTACAAAGAGTACGAAGCGGCACTCGGTACCGACGACGGCATCAGCAAAACGGAGAAAGGAATCCGTCTGCTGGAGCGGTTCATCCGCCGTAACTTCGTGCTGCGCCGCAACGTAATTCTCGAAGGGGTGGAGTTCCGCTATGCCGAACAGACCGACCACAGTTGGAAAGCGTTGCGCGACCATCACCTCAACACCATCTACATCCGGGCACGCAAGGAGGGCATCAACTGCTCGCTGGGCGAGGTGAAGGCCATCGTCGATTCCGAAATCACCCCCTCCTACCACTCCTTCAAAGATTATATGTTTGTGCCGTATGTTGAATGGGACGGGCACGACTACATCGGCGATGTGGCAGCCACCGTTCCCACCAGGGAGCCCGAATACTTTGAATGGTGTTTCCGCAAATGGTTCGTCGCCATGGTAGCGGGTCTGCTGAACGACCGGGTGATAAACCACCAAATCTTCGTGCTTATCGGCGGCAAGCACGGCATGGGGAAATCCACCTGGCCCGAGCGGCTGCTCCCTCCCGAGTGGCGGAAGAACCACTTCGACGCCAACGTCTTTTCCAACAACGCCAACGCCACCCGGATGAAGCTGAGCACCTGCGCCATCCTGAACATTGACGAGCTGGACACCATCCAGCGGTACGACCAGGAGACGGTGAAGGAGCTTTTCACCACCTTCAACATCAACATACGCACCTCGCCCGAGCGTCCGCCCCGCAACTTCGTGCGTCATGCCTCGTTCTTCGGCACCACCAACCACCTCGATATCCTGCGAGATTACACCGGGAGCCGAAGGTACCTGTGTCACGAGGTGACAGGCCCCATCAACTTCGATTTCAAGGTGGACTACAAGCAGCTCTATGCCCAGGCATGGCACCTCATAACCAAGGGCTTCCGGTTCTACTTCAACGCCGAGGAGAACGAGATTGTGGAGCAGCACAACAAACGCTACATGGAAACCGATGCCGACATGGAGCTATTCTACGAATACTTCCGCAAACCCGAACAGGACGAAGAGGGCGTTTGGCTCTCTGCAGCCCGGCTGGCAGAACATATCAAGAGTAAGATGGGAATTGCGGTGAGTAAGAAGATGATAATGAAATTAGGAAGAAACTTGAAATCGTTGAATTTCAAATTCAGAAAGTCCAGAGGGATAACGCAATACGAGGTCATACTAAGGTAA
- a CDS encoding HU family DNA-binding protein, translated as MSIPYKFKGINDNLSSDNQKKSGVHPVVKSRGQLDVRSLARLIAGSNVTRRSQLEQSINETFHAIEQALADGYTVSIPDYGSFNLSAQFRKDTDPEASHRAESIEVKSVNFRASTSMKKRLNAEGFEKGER; from the coding sequence ATGAGCATACCGTATAAGTTTAAAGGAATAAACGACAATTTAAGCAGTGATAATCAGAAAAAAAGTGGCGTCCATCCCGTAGTAAAAAGTCGTGGTCAGCTCGATGTCCGTTCGCTTGCCCGGCTCATTGCCGGCAGCAACGTCACCCGCCGTTCCCAGCTGGAGCAATCCATCAACGAAACCTTCCACGCCATCGAACAAGCCTTGGCCGACGGTTACACCGTCTCCATCCCCGACTACGGCTCCTTCAACCTCTCCGCCCAGTTCCGCAAGGACACGGACCCCGAAGCCTCCCACCGTGCCGAAAGCATCGAGGTGAAGAGTGTTAACTTTCGGGCTTCCACCAGTATGAAGAAACGATTGAATGCGGAAGGGTTTGAGAAGGGGGAGCGGTGA
- a CDS encoding TIR domain-containing protein has translation MTNKRVFVAFAIEDEKTKILFTGQAKNKNVPYDFVDMSVKEPWDEKWKTNCRTRIKGCDGMIVLVSKNLKNADGARWEIKCGKEEKLKIMGIYIDEGTFLDKPTEMDGITCKEWTWDNVKTFIESL, from the coding sequence ATGACTAACAAAAGAGTATTTGTTGCTTTTGCAATTGAAGACGAAAAAACGAAAATCTTATTCACAGGACAGGCGAAAAACAAAAATGTTCCGTACGATTTTGTTGATATGTCCGTAAAAGAACCTTGGGACGAAAAATGGAAAACAAACTGCCGTACCAGAATAAAAGGTTGCGATGGCATGATAGTTCTTGTTTCAAAAAATCTCAAAAATGCTGATGGTGCTCGTTGGGAAATAAAATGCGGGAAAGAAGAGAAACTCAAAATAATGGGCATATACATTGACGAAGGAACATTTTTAGATAAACCAACCGAAATGGATGGAATAACATGCAAAGAATGGACATGGGATAATGTAAAAACATTTATAGAATCACTATAG
- a CDS encoding caspase family protein: MRKALIVGINDYPSSPLRGCINDASSLSNILEKNGDGSPNFDIRIEINVRTKSLLKGMIVDLFSGDADTALFYFSGHGYVNEIGGYIVTPDHSAYDEGVSMDELLTIANKSKIKNKIIILDCCHSGALGSPEISGGAAHIEEGVSILTASRKDEPSLEIDGHGVFTNLLLDALKGGAADLRGHITPGSIYAYIDQALGPWDQRPVFKTNITRFTSLRLVNPQVPLDVLRKIIEYFPTPSQEFILDPSFEDTNSKEIEHKVVKPYAKPENVAVFKHLQKYQSVGLVVPVNTDYMYFAAMDSKSCRLTALGHHYWRLVTEKRI, encoded by the coding sequence ATGAGAAAAGCATTAATAGTAGGAATAAATGATTATCCATCGTCACCATTAAGAGGTTGCATCAATGATGCATCAAGCTTAAGTAATATTCTTGAAAAAAACGGAGATGGCTCTCCTAATTTTGATATTCGTATTGAAATAAATGTAAGAACAAAATCATTACTTAAAGGCATGATAGTCGATTTGTTTAGTGGTGATGCGGATACTGCTCTTTTTTACTTCTCAGGGCATGGGTATGTAAATGAAATAGGTGGATATATCGTAACGCCAGACCATAGTGCTTATGATGAAGGGGTTTCTATGGATGAATTACTTACAATAGCTAATAAATCTAAAATAAAAAATAAAATCATAATTTTAGATTGTTGCCATTCAGGAGCATTAGGTTCACCGGAGATTTCAGGAGGTGCTGCTCATATTGAAGAAGGTGTATCAATATTAACCGCAAGTCGAAAAGACGAACCATCTTTAGAAATTGATGGACATGGCGTTTTTACTAATTTATTATTAGATGCTTTAAAGGGTGGGGCGGCAGATCTTAGAGGTCATATAACGCCAGGTAGCATTTATGCGTATATTGATCAAGCGCTTGGTCCTTGGGATCAGCGCCCAGTATTTAAAACAAATATTACACGTTTTACATCATTGAGACTTGTGAATCCTCAAGTTCCATTGGATGTACTGCGAAAAATTATTGAGTACTTTCCAACTCCTTCTCAAGAATTTATATTAGATCCATCTTTTGAAGATACAAATTCAAAAGAGATTGAACACAAGGTTGTTAAGCCGTATGCAAAACCGGAAAATGTAGCAGTATTTAAACATTTGCAAAAATACCAAAGTGTAGGTTTGGTTGTTCCTGTAAATACTGATTATATGTACTTTGCTGCGATGGATTCAAAATCATGCAGGTTAACAGCATTAGGGCATCATTATTGGCGACTTGTTACAGAAAAAAGAATTTAA
- a CDS encoding abortive infection family protein codes for MNEVSMEKISPKYQMVLIRKIESAIWHEYKSYKDVKFYIEKWHIVEENWNEFWENFPIILKEPNKEIDLLSTLHKIDGEILLKIAIDLGIETPDFIPSVPIFRNEIKSSYSTASRTFEDAFKQIEEHPDIAIGLVNSALESIVKEILSDERVNIQLKGNETLHCLVDKILKFLRLYPNSDIPNEIKQIGSSLLSICKGIEDLRSAKTKFHGKIEGDYIINDPLYTYFVINSVATVGLFLKNYFEKKIPPKEIVTNDDEIDNLPF; via the coding sequence GTGAATGAAGTGAGTATGGAAAAAATATCTCCAAAATATCAAATGGTTCTTATCAGAAAAATTGAATCGGCCATTTGGCATGAATATAAATCATATAAGGACGTAAAATTCTATATTGAAAAATGGCATATTGTTGAAGAAAATTGGAATGAATTTTGGGAAAACTTCCCAATAATATTAAAAGAACCCAATAAGGAAATTGATTTGCTTTCGACTTTGCATAAGATTGATGGGGAAATATTGCTTAAAATTGCTATAGATTTAGGAATTGAAACTCCTGACTTCATTCCCTCTGTCCCTATTTTTAGAAACGAAATTAAGTCTAGCTATTCTACTGCTAGTCGTACATTTGAAGATGCATTTAAACAAATAGAAGAGCACCCAGATATTGCAATTGGATTAGTAAACTCAGCTTTGGAAAGTATTGTCAAAGAAATCTTAAGTGACGAGAGGGTGAATATACAGTTAAAAGGTAATGAGACATTGCATTGTTTGGTAGATAAAATTTTGAAATTTTTGCGACTATATCCTAATTCTGATATTCCGAATGAAATTAAACAGATTGGAAGTTCTTTGTTATCTATTTGTAAAGGTATTGAGGATCTTAGAAGTGCAAAAACTAAATTTCATGGTAAAATAGAAGGTGATTATATTATTAACGATCCATTATATACATATTTCGTTATTAATTCAGTTGCAACTGTGGGACTATTTTTAAAGAATTATTTTGAAAAAAAAATTCCTCCGAAAGAAATTGTGACAAATGATGATGAGATTGATAATCTTCCATTTTAA
- a CDS encoding type I restriction endonuclease subunit R, with amino-acid sequence MTTQPEQLLENNLIAQLQQLGYTYVAISDEKELLANLKRQLEKHNNIELSSKEFDRVLNILSKGSVFDKAKTLREKQHIFRDNGESLYFDFLNMDNWCQNLFQVTHQVTMEGKYKNRYDVTLLINGLPLVQIELKRRGIELKEAFNQVNRYQRHSFGASAGLFQYVQIFVISNGVNTKYYANNKTQSFKQTFYWSDEKNKLITQLDKFTYSFLDTCHVSKMICKYIVLSEANKILMVLRPYQYYAVEALIDRVQNSVKNGYIWHTTGSGKTLTSFKASQILMNMPQVKKVVFVVDRKDLDYQTTKEFNSFSKGSIDGTENTNVLVRQFSDETKLIVTTIQKLNTAISKQYHQKKMDLLKDDRIVFIFDECHRSQFGETHERIRKYFNNIQLFGFTGTPIFAENAISNERGKRTTKELFDECLHKYVITDAIKDENVLKFSVEYVGRYTKKEGSNTNIDIEVEDIDTKELMESPVRLDKITDYIIANHNRKTYSREFTAMFCVNSVETLIKYYELFQAKKMAGKHNLRIATIFSFAANEEDKDANGFLPEELSVVEEPRALYGLNVNSREKLDEYIGHYNQMFATNFSTKDSVSFYNYYNDISKKVKERQIDILLVVNMFLTGFDSKTLNTLYVDKNLKYHGLIQAYSRTNRILNEQKSQGNIVVFRNLKQATDDAIALFSNKDAKDVIMMQPYEDYVKKFSEAFIELLEVAPTVASVTELKDEDQELEFIKAFRELMRLKNVLTTFSDFSFDHLVMKEQLFEDYKSKYLDLYDKVRTNRQKEKVSVLNDVDFELELIHRDEINVAYILKLLAKLKESSEAEKMKRTKEIVDLMAGETHLRSKRELIEKFIRENLPGIEDTDDIPDEFEKFWSAEQLEAFKKLCAEENLSDEKVEKVIADYLFSQREPLRDEILDLIDGDKPTLLERKSVYERILSKIKGFFDTFISGVIE; translated from the coding sequence ATGACAACACAACCCGAACAACTGTTAGAAAATAATCTGATAGCTCAGCTTCAACAGTTGGGATATACCTATGTGGCCATTAGCGATGAAAAAGAGCTGCTGGCCAATCTGAAAAGGCAGTTGGAAAAACACAACAATATAGAACTTTCGAGCAAAGAGTTTGATCGTGTGTTGAATATACTAAGCAAAGGTTCGGTGTTCGACAAAGCCAAAACATTGCGCGAAAAGCAGCATATTTTCCGTGACAACGGAGAGAGTCTCTATTTTGATTTTCTCAATATGGATAATTGGTGCCAGAATCTGTTTCAGGTTACCCACCAGGTTACCATGGAGGGGAAGTATAAGAACCGGTACGATGTAACGCTGCTGATCAACGGATTGCCGTTGGTACAGATAGAGCTGAAGCGTAGGGGCATAGAGCTGAAAGAGGCTTTCAATCAGGTAAACCGTTATCAACGACATTCGTTCGGGGCATCCGCAGGATTGTTTCAGTACGTGCAGATATTCGTTATCAGTAACGGGGTAAACACCAAATATTACGCCAACAACAAAACCCAGTCGTTTAAACAGACCTTTTATTGGAGCGACGAAAAGAACAAGCTGATTACTCAGCTGGATAAGTTTACTTATTCATTTCTGGATACCTGCCACGTGTCTAAAATGATTTGCAAGTACATTGTACTAAGTGAGGCAAACAAGATATTGATGGTGTTGCGTCCTTATCAGTACTATGCGGTGGAAGCGTTGATTGACAGGGTGCAGAATTCGGTGAAGAACGGCTATATTTGGCACACGACCGGTAGCGGGAAAACGTTGACTTCGTTTAAGGCAAGTCAGATTCTGATGAATATGCCGCAGGTGAAAAAGGTGGTTTTTGTGGTGGATAGAAAGGATCTGGATTATCAGACTACCAAAGAGTTCAACAGTTTCAGCAAAGGAAGCATTGATGGGACCGAAAATACCAATGTGCTGGTAAGGCAGTTTTCGGACGAGACTAAGCTGATTGTCACCACCATTCAAAAGCTGAACACCGCCATCAGCAAACAATACCATCAGAAGAAAATGGATTTGCTGAAAGATGACCGCATTGTGTTTATCTTCGACGAATGCCATCGAAGCCAGTTTGGTGAAACGCACGAACGAATCAGAAAATACTTCAATAATATTCAGCTATTCGGGTTTACCGGTACACCTATCTTTGCAGAAAATGCCATTAGTAACGAACGGGGAAAACGGACAACGAAGGAGTTGTTTGACGAATGTCTCCATAAATATGTTATTACTGATGCCATCAAAGACGAGAATGTACTGAAGTTCTCTGTGGAATATGTGGGCAGATACACAAAAAAAGAAGGAAGCAATACAAATATCGACATCGAAGTAGAGGATATTGATACCAAGGAACTGATGGAGTCGCCGGTAAGATTGGATAAGATTACCGATTATATCATCGCCAATCATAACCGCAAGACCTATAGTCGCGAATTTACTGCAATGTTCTGTGTAAACAGCGTGGAAACCCTGATTAAGTACTATGAACTGTTTCAGGCTAAAAAGATGGCCGGAAAGCACAATCTGCGTATTGCAACCATCTTCAGTTTTGCAGCCAATGAAGAGGACAAGGATGCCAACGGATTCTTACCCGAAGAACTTTCGGTGGTGGAAGAGCCTCGGGCGTTGTACGGACTGAATGTGAACAGCCGGGAGAAGCTGGACGAGTACATCGGGCACTACAATCAGATGTTTGCCACCAACTTCTCTACCAAGGATAGCGTCTCTTTTTATAATTATTATAACGACATCTCCAAGAAGGTGAAGGAACGCCAGATTGACATTCTGCTTGTGGTGAATATGTTCCTTACCGGTTTTGACAGCAAGACCCTGAACACGCTGTATGTGGATAAAAATCTGAAGTACCACGGACTGATACAAGCCTACTCGCGCACCAACCGCATTCTGAACGAGCAGAAGTCGCAGGGAAACATCGTGGTTTTCCGTAACCTGAAGCAGGCCACCGACGATGCCATTGCCCTGTTCAGTAATAAGGATGCGAAGGATGTGATCATGATGCAGCCTTATGAGGATTATGTAAAGAAATTCAGTGAGGCATTCATTGAATTGCTGGAAGTGGCCCCCACGGTTGCCAGTGTTACCGAACTTAAAGACGAAGACCAGGAGCTGGAATTCATTAAAGCATTCAGAGAGTTGATGCGGTTAAAGAATGTTCTGACCACCTTTTCAGATTTCAGCTTCGATCACCTGGTAATGAAAGAACAGCTTTTTGAAGACTATAAAAGTAAATACCTCGACCTGTACGATAAAGTCAGAACCAATCGTCAGAAAGAGAAAGTATCAGTACTGAACGATGTTGATTTTGAGTTGGAATTGATACATCGCGACGAGATCAATGTGGCTTATATCCTGAAGCTGCTGGCAAAACTGAAAGAGAGTTCGGAGGCTGAAAAGATGAAGAGGACCAAAGAGATTGTCGACTTAATGGCGGGTGAAACCCATTTACGAAGCAAGCGCGAACTGATAGAGAAATTTATCCGTGAAAACCTCCCGGGCATTGAAGATACAGATGATATACCCGATGAGTTTGAGAAATTCTGGAGCGCAGAGCAATTGGAAGCTTTCAAAAAGCTGTGTGCCGAAGAGAACCTTTCTGACGAAAAGGTAGAAAAGGTAATAGCCGATTACCTGTTCTCTCAGCGTGAACCATTGCGGGATGAAATCCTCGATCTGATTGATGGCGATAAGCCCACCTTGCTGGAACGAAAGAGTGTTTACGAACGGATTCTATCAAAAATAAAGGGATTCTTTGATACATTTATTAGTGGGGTGATTGAATAA
- a CDS encoding PD-(D/E)XK nuclease family protein, whose translation MINTMEVDRLLNNVKKLFDHKKKIEKLKGETFNVFSILRMERIENNTHSAFLKELLDPKGAHLKDGIFLKLFLECIENSDLDVNTAKVELEKHIGPRNDKNKTGGRVDIFISDIKGSCVSIENKIDAQDQYAQIERYCNYKKGENKVYYLTLDGKLPDKTSCGKLKADTDYFLLSYKNHILKWLELCLEKSVDDPILRESIKQYAILIKKITHTMNNEEEKELIDIMLRHYEESSYISSNFNKAKQIITEKIRTDVYNELTKKLKDRYLVVKGYDTSKTYSQIWIKPKQTLESYLYFGIESFSGVGNFNGQLFVGVINNSAPKRCSYADVEGNESFSNWWINVTKLENYKNYILNMSNPETISYILNEKNREGLVDDIVKQVEKYLEEQTPPLVDFITNNKLMFSDL comes from the coding sequence ATGATAAACACAATGGAAGTAGATCGGCTTTTAAACAATGTAAAGAAGCTATTTGATCATAAGAAGAAAATTGAAAAACTAAAAGGAGAAACATTTAATGTTTTTTCTATTCTGAGAATGGAAAGAATTGAAAATAATACTCATTCTGCATTTCTTAAAGAACTTTTAGATCCTAAGGGAGCTCATCTTAAAGATGGCATTTTTTTAAAACTTTTCTTAGAATGCATTGAGAACTCTGATTTAGATGTAAATACTGCAAAAGTTGAATTAGAAAAGCACATAGGACCTAGGAATGACAAAAATAAAACAGGTGGAAGAGTAGATATATTTATATCTGATATAAAAGGAAGCTGTGTTTCTATTGAAAACAAAATTGATGCTCAAGATCAGTATGCTCAAATAGAAAGATATTGTAATTATAAAAAAGGAGAAAATAAGGTATATTATCTGACTCTTGATGGTAAACTTCCAGATAAGACTAGTTGTGGAAAGCTAAAAGCTGATACGGATTATTTTTTACTTTCTTACAAGAATCATATATTAAAATGGTTGGAGTTATGTTTAGAAAAATCAGTAGATGATCCAATATTACGAGAGTCTATTAAGCAATATGCAATTTTAATAAAGAAAATCACACATACTATGAATAACGAAGAGGAAAAAGAACTAATTGATATAATGTTAAGACATTACGAAGAGTCATCATATATATCATCAAATTTCAATAAGGCAAAACAAATAATCACTGAAAAGATTAGAACGGATGTCTATAATGAGTTAACTAAGAAATTGAAAGATAGATATTTGGTTGTAAAAGGATATGATACGAGTAAAACATATTCTCAGATTTGGATTAAACCTAAACAAACACTAGAGTCATATTTATATTTTGGAATAGAGAGTTTTAGTGGGGTAGGTAATTTTAACGGGCAATTATTTGTTGGAGTTATTAATAATAGTGCCCCCAAAAGATGCAGCTATGCTGATGTTGAAGGCAATGAAAGTTTTTCAAACTGGTGGATAAATGTTACAAAATTAGAGAACTATAAAAATTACATATTAAATATGAGTAACCCTGAAACGATTTCTTATATTTTGAATGAAAAAAATCGTGAAGGACTAGTTGATGATATAGTGAAGCAAGTAGAAAAATACTTGGAAGAACAAACACCTCCTTTAGTTGATTTTATAACTAATAATAAATTAATGTTCTCTGATTTATAA